One Mustelus asterias chromosome 12, sMusAst1.hap1.1, whole genome shotgun sequence genomic region harbors:
- the LOC144501900 gene encoding transmembrane and immunoglobulin domain-containing protein 1-like, which translates to MAPWILENLIFGLSFIVALHFVPAYTGVSLAINGITTNYRIIKNLSDSLSLTCTAVNNTWDEELVWLRGDRVINLKAMNRVNISTVCVDPITENDDDATFSCRLNKNDNINTTVHLDIRFIPILSRDGEKEIEVYEGNDVALTCNVKSNPPAVMIWYKDNNILKMAGQHSVHWDSGVFRLSIRKVQKMESGMYACIANSTLGSSNLSFHLNVKGKPYELPIEPIVAGLVVVALTALFGIISRRKQIIQLCRKKTDTYVESDTQ; encoded by the exons ATGGCTCCATGGATCCTTGAGAATCTAATTTTTGGGCTAAGTTTTATTGTGGCATTGCATTTTGTTCCTGCATACACAG GTGTAAGTCTTGCTATCAATGGTATCACAACTAACTACAGAATCATCAAGAATCTCTCAGATTCTCTTTCGTTAACATGCACAGCAGTCAACAACACCTGGGATGAAGAGTTAGTCTGGCTTCGTGGAGACAGAGTAATTAACTTGAAGGCTATGAATCGGGTTAATATTAGCACTGTCTGTGTTGATCCAATTACAGAAAATGACGATGATGCTACCTTCAGTTGCCGTTTAAATAAAAATGATAACATTAATACAACTGTGCACTTGGACATCAGAT TTATCCCCATTCTGAGTAGGGATGGTGAGAAGGAAATAGAGGTATATGAAGGAAATGATGTGGCGCTAACATGTAATGTGAAGTCGAATCCACCAGCTGTGATGATCTGGTATAAAGATAACAATATCTTGAAGATGGCCGGCCAACACAGCGTGCACTGGGACAGTGGTGTTTTTAGACTATCTATTAGGAAGGTACAGAAGATGGAAAGTGGGATGTACGCCTGTATAGCAAATTCCACACTTGGAAGCAGCAATCTGTCCTTCCACCTGAACGTGAAAG GTAAACCTTATGAATTACCAATTGAACCAATCGTGGCTGGGCTGGTGGTTGTTGCGCTGACCGCTCTTTTCGGGATCATTTCACGGAGAAAACAAATTATCCAG TTGTGCAGAAAGAAAACCGACACATATGTTGAGTCTGATACTCAATAG